In Polynucleobacter sp. es-EL-1, the following are encoded in one genomic region:
- a CDS encoding Ppx/GppA phosphatase family protein produces the protein MLVAQVVKTPSGTQLRPIDTLRESVRLAAGLTDNKLLGNDAYQRGLVAIRRFGERIRGFDAAKVRAVATNTLRVAKNAPSFIRDAEEALGFPIEVIAGVEEARLIYIGAAHEVSAVQGNRLVVDIGGGSTEFIIGKGYEPKLMESLYIGCVSHSLRFFPKGNIDAHAFKEAELAARREIQVISGAYLKSGWKQVIGSSGTARALADLIAENNFNGQQSEGLTMGRVNGASGLITRDGLRAMKKHLLKYDNISQVELAGLKDDRRSVWPGGLAIMIAVFDELGIESMEVTDAALRVGVLYDLLGRSQHDDMRFVTVEQFMQRYAVDRDQAKRVGMHAAEFLAQLPKPDAEDREDNIALLQWAANLHEIGLSIAHNGYHKHSAYIAGNADMPGFSKNDQARLAALLIGHAGKLGKLANNPSFRDWRMLFCLRLSQVLCRGRSDIQLPKVKVSEVDGSYLVSLSKDWVDAHPLTEFSLLKEAAEWERIGRPYKVILR, from the coding sequence ATGCTTGTTGCCCAAGTGGTGAAGACACCATCAGGAACCCAGCTGCGTCCTATTGATACTTTACGAGAATCGGTGCGGCTGGCAGCAGGTCTTACCGACAATAAATTATTGGGTAATGATGCTTATCAACGCGGATTGGTAGCCATTCGACGTTTTGGTGAGCGCATTCGGGGTTTTGATGCTGCCAAAGTACGTGCCGTAGCTACCAACACCTTACGGGTTGCAAAAAATGCCCCTAGCTTTATTCGTGATGCTGAAGAGGCTTTGGGTTTCCCGATTGAAGTTATTGCCGGGGTTGAAGAAGCGCGCCTGATTTATATTGGTGCCGCCCATGAAGTATCAGCAGTGCAAGGTAATCGTTTAGTGGTTGATATTGGCGGTGGCTCTACGGAATTTATTATCGGCAAGGGGTATGAGCCTAAGTTAATGGAGAGTCTCTATATTGGCTGCGTTTCGCACAGCCTGCGCTTTTTCCCTAAGGGCAATATTGATGCCCATGCTTTTAAAGAGGCGGAATTAGCAGCACGTCGAGAGATTCAGGTGATCTCTGGTGCTTACCTTAAGAGTGGGTGGAAGCAGGTGATTGGCTCCTCAGGAACTGCCCGTGCTTTGGCAGACCTCATTGCAGAAAATAACTTCAATGGCCAGCAAAGCGAAGGCTTGACTATGGGTCGGGTGAATGGCGCGAGCGGACTCATTACTCGCGATGGCTTGAGAGCGATGAAGAAACATCTACTCAAGTATGACAATATTAGTCAGGTTGAACTTGCAGGCTTAAAAGATGATCGCAGATCTGTCTGGCCAGGCGGTTTAGCCATCATGATTGCTGTCTTTGATGAGCTTGGTATTGAGAGTATGGAAGTGACCGATGCGGCTTTAAGGGTCGGTGTTCTTTATGATCTTTTGGGTCGCTCGCAACATGACGATATGCGCTTTGTAACAGTTGAGCAATTTATGCAACGTTATGCTGTGGATCGTGATCAAGCAAAAAGAGTGGGGATGCATGCCGCTGAATTTTTAGCGCAATTGCCTAAACCCGATGCTGAAGATCGCGAAGATAACATTGCCTTATTGCAATGGGCTGCGAACTTACATGAAATCGGTTTATCGATTGCTCACAACGGCTATCACAAGCATTCGGCTTATATTGCAGGCAACGCAGATATGCCAGGCTTTTCAAAGAACGACCAGGCAAGGTTAGCTGCACTTCTCATCGGTCATGCCGGTAAGCTTGGAAAATTGGCAAATAATCCTAGTTTTAGAGATTGGCGAATGCTGTTCTGCTTACGCTTATCACAGGTGCTTTGCCGCGGTAGAAGTGATATCCAACTTCCCAAAGTAAAGGTATCCGAAGTGGATGGCTCTTATTTAGTAAGCCTCTCAAAAGATTGGGTAGATGCGCATCCCTTGACCGAATTTAGTTTGCTAAAAGAAGCGGCCGAGTGGGAGCGTATCGGCCGTCCTTATAAAGTAATCTTGCGCTAG
- a CDS encoding GNAT family N-acetyltransferase: MSDIPNPLAAFDLFNGRFQKNSNKEKASKARAIKKLFSKKIAKKLFGKKFALRARNDVLATEPVANEKAISKPKRPAFQISWASSPNEVKEAQRLRYKVFAEEMGASLPAHPEDLDIDEFDAYCDHLLIRDQESLKVVGTYRVLPPHKAAEIGRLYSDSEFDLSRLNHLRPKMVELGRSCVHADYRSGAVIMALWSGLAQYMQKHDYEIMLGCASIPMADGGHFAASLYNSLNNDQMAPVENHAFPRLPLPLERLNGGLEVEPPPLIKGYLKLGAKICSAPAWDPDFNTADVLTMLRLSDINPRYAKHFLGI, encoded by the coding sequence ATGTCCGATATTCCAAATCCGCTTGCCGCCTTTGATCTTTTTAACGGGCGCTTTCAAAAAAACTCAAACAAAGAAAAAGCTAGTAAAGCCAGGGCAATTAAAAAGTTATTTTCTAAAAAAATTGCCAAGAAGCTATTTGGTAAAAAGTTTGCTTTGCGCGCACGCAATGATGTTCTGGCCACCGAGCCAGTTGCTAACGAGAAAGCAATCAGCAAGCCCAAGCGCCCTGCTTTTCAAATCAGCTGGGCCTCAAGCCCTAATGAAGTTAAAGAAGCGCAACGTTTGCGTTACAAGGTATTTGCAGAAGAGATGGGGGCGAGCCTGCCAGCCCATCCTGAAGACTTAGATATTGATGAATTTGATGCCTATTGCGACCATCTACTCATCCGTGATCAAGAATCGCTCAAAGTAGTTGGCACCTATCGAGTTCTTCCTCCGCACAAAGCTGCTGAGATTGGTCGCCTCTATTCTGATTCAGAATTTGATCTTTCGCGCCTCAATCACTTACGCCCCAAAATGGTGGAATTGGGTCGCTCATGCGTTCATGCAGACTATCGCTCAGGTGCAGTCATCATGGCTTTATGGAGCGGCTTAGCTCAGTACATGCAAAAACATGATTACGAAATCATGCTCGGTTGCGCCAGCATCCCTATGGCAGATGGTGGCCATTTTGCTGCTAGCCTGTATAACTCTCTGAACAACGATCAAATGGCTCCAGTGGAAAATCATGCATTCCCCCGTTTACCACTCCCTCTTGAGCGCTTAAATGGCGGCTTAGAAGTCGAGCCACCCCCTTTGATCAAAGGCTATCTCAAGCTCGGCGCCAAGATTTGCAGTGCACCTGCATGGGATCCAGACTTTAATACTGCTGATGTATTGACGATGCTACGCTTATCAGACATTAATCCACGCTACGCTAAGCACTTCTTAGGTATATAA
- a CDS encoding diacylglycerol kinase — protein MTTPYDIKQNPHKGNRGLTRAWHAAKNSWCGIVYAYKEESAFRQELTLLVLLTPIALWMPISPIEKCVLVSSLLLVLVVELLNSSVEAAIDRISFEHHDLSKRAKDFGSAAVMLALLIATLLWATVCIPLVINW, from the coding sequence TTGACTACCCCTTACGATATTAAGCAAAATCCACATAAAGGAAATCGTGGACTAACGAGAGCCTGGCATGCAGCAAAGAATTCTTGGTGCGGCATTGTGTATGCCTATAAGGAAGAGAGTGCTTTTAGACAGGAACTAACGCTACTAGTACTACTCACCCCGATAGCATTATGGATGCCCATTAGCCCAATTGAAAAATGTGTCTTAGTTTCTTCGCTATTGCTCGTTCTGGTAGTAGAGCTACTGAATTCTAGCGTCGAAGCAGCGATTGATCGAATCTCTTTTGAGCATCACGATTTATCGAAGAGGGCCAAAGATTTTGGCTCGGCAGCCGTCATGTTAGCATTGCTCATTGCCACCCTGCTTTGGGCCACCGTTTGCATCCCTCTTGTCATCAATTGGTAA
- a CDS encoding glycosyltransferase family 1 protein, which yields MKIMIITDAWDPQVNGVVRTLKQTRAELIGMGHEVEMITPTGFKSIPCPTYPDIALSLFPGKEVARRIKEFAPDAIHIATEGPLGLSARAYAVKNNLPFSTAYHTRFPEYVKARTGIPLAITYAFIRWFHGQSMAVMAPTIVVQNDLEKYGLKNVVLWSRGVDLDIFKMQDSKALNSAHPIFLYVGRVAVEKNINAFLEIDLPGSKWVVGDGPAMAEIKQKYPNINYLGVLQQDELAKVYAAADVFVFPSKTDTFGLVLLEAMACGTPVAAYPVTGPIDVLGDSPAGAMHEDLREACMQALRIPRETARAHAEKFSWRAASEQFAKHLKPVPSAQVHVTALA from the coding sequence ATGAAGATAATGATTATTACTGATGCATGGGATCCGCAAGTCAATGGCGTTGTGAGAACGCTCAAACAAACGCGTGCTGAATTGATTGGGATGGGCCATGAAGTAGAAATGATCACTCCTACTGGCTTTAAATCTATTCCATGCCCTACTTATCCAGATATCGCGCTGTCGTTATTTCCCGGTAAAGAAGTGGCACGCAGAATTAAAGAGTTTGCTCCTGACGCAATCCATATTGCTACCGAAGGTCCCCTAGGTCTCTCAGCACGCGCTTATGCGGTCAAAAATAATCTCCCCTTCTCTACTGCGTACCACACCCGTTTTCCAGAGTACGTTAAGGCCCGCACCGGAATTCCATTAGCAATTACTTATGCCTTTATTCGCTGGTTCCATGGCCAATCAATGGCGGTCATGGCTCCCACTATTGTGGTTCAAAATGACTTAGAAAAGTACGGACTCAAAAATGTGGTGCTCTGGTCACGCGGAGTGGATCTCGATATCTTCAAAATGCAAGATTCTAAAGCACTCAATAGTGCTCACCCGATTTTTCTATATGTTGGACGCGTTGCCGTAGAGAAAAATATCAATGCATTCTTAGAGATCGATTTACCAGGCTCTAAATGGGTAGTTGGCGATGGTCCTGCTATGGCAGAGATTAAACAAAAATATCCCAATATCAATTACCTAGGCGTTTTACAGCAAGATGAGCTGGCCAAGGTATATGCAGCTGCTGATGTCTTTGTATTTCCGAGTAAAACCGATACCTTTGGTCTAGTCTTATTAGAAGCGATGGCCTGTGGTACTCCCGTTGCCGCATACCCTGTCACTGGTCCAATTGATGTTCTCGGGGATTCGCCGGCAGGCGCAATGCACGAGGACCTGCGGGAAGCTTGTATGCAGGCTTTGCGTATTCCCCGTGAGACTGCTAGAGCCCATGCTGAGAAATTCTCTTGGAGGGCTGCCTCAGAGCAATTTGCCAAGCATCTCAAACCCGTGCCTTCTGCACAAGTTCATGTTACCGCCTTAGCTTAA
- a CDS encoding UDP-2,3-diacylglucosamine diphosphatase — MMHYRAIWISDVHLGTSGCQAKYLLDFLKHNEADTLYLVGDIIDGWRLKQSFYWPQAHNDVVQKLLRKARKGAEVIYIPGNHDEAARQYFGMSFGDIKVEEEVIHTLLDGRKLWVTHGDLFDGVMQYAKWLAYVGDSLYSFILYINRYFNMLRVKMGLQYWSLSQYLKHQVKNAVSYIADFEHIMAREARIRNCDGVVCGHIHKAEIREIDGLLYCNDGDWVESLSALVETATGELKIIYWTHIKGDPVQQIEVTHQPAIEAVIEEATV; from the coding sequence ATGATGCACTACCGAGCTATCTGGATTTCAGATGTACACCTGGGAACTTCAGGGTGTCAGGCAAAGTACCTCCTGGATTTCTTAAAGCACAATGAGGCGGATACACTTTACTTAGTCGGTGACATCATCGATGGCTGGCGATTAAAGCAATCATTCTACTGGCCTCAGGCACACAATGACGTAGTACAAAAGTTGCTACGTAAAGCCCGTAAAGGTGCTGAAGTCATTTACATCCCGGGTAATCATGATGAAGCTGCAAGGCAATACTTTGGCATGTCATTTGGAGATATCAAAGTAGAAGAAGAAGTAATTCATACCCTCTTGGATGGACGCAAGCTTTGGGTAACCCACGGCGACCTATTTGATGGCGTCATGCAATACGCTAAATGGCTAGCCTATGTAGGCGACTCACTCTATTCATTCATTCTCTATATCAACCGCTACTTCAATATGCTGCGAGTCAAGATGGGCTTACAGTATTGGTCGCTCTCCCAGTATCTAAAGCATCAAGTGAAAAATGCAGTCAGCTATATTGCCGACTTTGAGCACATTATGGCCAGAGAGGCTCGCATCAGAAATTGTGATGGCGTAGTCTGTGGCCATATTCATAAAGCCGAGATCCGTGAAATCGACGGACTGCTGTATTGCAACGATGGTGATTGGGTTGAAAGCCTATCAGCCTTAGTTGAGACCGCCACTGGTGAACTAAAAATTATCTACTGGACACACATTAAAGGTGACCCAGTGCAACAAATAGAAGTTACACATCAACCTGCTATTGAAGCAGTTATCGAAGAGGCTACTGTATGA
- a CDS encoding 1-acyl-sn-glycerol-3-phosphate acyltransferase translates to MTLHTSVDETSPGKIFPILVWVRVLVHVLAGVFTLSFIFPFISQSQKDRKIRLWSERLLNIFKLKLVVIGRENVTSAPALFAANHISWLDIHAINACKPIRFVAKSEVRSWPIFGWMAKQLGTVFIRRDSARHARQVVEQMAEVLKTESICIFPEGTSTNGAQVLPFKPNLFESALAAKCPIYPLSIRYFSRRTGLRSDSPAFIGDMGLLESMSRVIQDPGLVVQVRFLMPYAPSILGDSDRKQVAAYCQESIAQTL, encoded by the coding sequence ATGACCCTTCATACATCGGTAGATGAAACTTCACCCGGCAAGATATTCCCCATTTTGGTTTGGGTGAGGGTGCTCGTTCATGTACTTGCTGGTGTTTTTACGCTCTCCTTCATCTTTCCGTTTATCAGTCAATCGCAAAAAGATCGCAAGATTCGGCTATGGTCTGAACGACTACTGAATATTTTTAAACTGAAGTTGGTAGTGATTGGTAGAGAAAATGTGACATCTGCGCCTGCCTTATTTGCAGCAAATCACATTTCTTGGCTGGATATTCATGCCATTAATGCCTGTAAACCCATTCGTTTTGTTGCCAAGTCAGAGGTAAGATCTTGGCCAATTTTTGGTTGGATGGCAAAGCAGTTGGGAACAGTTTTTATTCGTCGGGACAGTGCGCGTCATGCTAGGCAAGTAGTGGAGCAAATGGCAGAAGTGCTCAAAACCGAATCCATTTGCATTTTCCCGGAAGGAACCTCGACTAACGGGGCTCAGGTATTACCTTTTAAGCCCAATCTCTTTGAGTCCGCCTTAGCTGCGAAATGTCCAATTTATCCGCTTTCCATTCGCTATTTCAGTAGAAGAACGGGTTTGAGGAGTGATTCCCCGGCATTTATAGGGGATATGGGGCTTTTGGAATCCATGTCTAGGGTGATTCAAGATCCTGGATTGGTAGTTCAGGTGCGCTTTCTGATGCCTTATGCCCCATCGATTTTGGGGGATTCTGATCGCAAACAGGTGGCAGCGTACTGTCAGGAATCGATCGCCCAAACCTTGTAA
- the ppk2 gene encoding polyphosphate kinase 2, whose translation MTSKHNEMAEWYRRAQEEILDSMDEELEMELDDDRLSQDGGSGSVIPRNVYFKELFRLQGELVKLQDWVVENNLKVAVLFEGRDSAGKGGAIKRITQRLNPRVCKVVALTAPSEREKTQWYFQRYVANLPAGGEIVLFDRSWYNRAGVEKVMGFCTDAEYEEFLRTVPEFERMIIRSGIILIKYWFSISDDEQYNRFMMRIHDPLKQWKLSPMDLEARRLWEAYTKAKEIMLERTSIPEAPWWVVAANDKKKARLNCISHLLDQIPYQEIDHPVITLPARVHNPDYLRGPVPKEMYVPEIY comes from the coding sequence ATGACGTCAAAACACAATGAGATGGCCGAGTGGTATCGGCGTGCTCAAGAAGAAATTTTGGATAGTATGGATGAAGAGCTCGAAATGGAGCTCGATGATGATCGCCTCTCGCAAGATGGTGGCAGTGGCTCAGTTATCCCCAGAAATGTTTACTTTAAGGAATTATTTAGACTGCAAGGTGAGCTGGTAAAGCTTCAAGACTGGGTTGTGGAGAATAATCTTAAGGTTGCCGTTTTATTTGAAGGGCGTGATTCTGCAGGTAAGGGCGGCGCTATTAAGCGGATTACCCAGCGACTCAATCCACGGGTTTGTAAGGTTGTTGCACTTACCGCACCAAGTGAGCGGGAAAAGACCCAATGGTACTTTCAGCGTTATGTTGCTAACCTGCCCGCTGGTGGAGAGATCGTTTTATTTGACCGCAGTTGGTATAACCGCGCTGGTGTTGAGAAGGTCATGGGTTTTTGCACGGATGCTGAGTACGAGGAGTTTTTGCGCACAGTCCCCGAGTTTGAGCGGATGATTATTCGCTCCGGAATTATTCTCATCAAATACTGGTTCTCTATTTCTGATGATGAGCAATATAACCGCTTCATGATGCGCATTCACGATCCGCTGAAGCAATGGAAACTCAGCCCCATGGATCTAGAGGCACGGCGCTTATGGGAGGCTTATACCAAGGCAAAAGAAATCATGTTAGAACGCACCTCTATACCAGAGGCACCTTGGTGGGTTGTTGCTGCTAATGATAAGAAAAAAGCGCGTCTCAATTGCATCTCACATCTCCTGGATCAGATTCCTTATCAGGAGATTGATCATCCAGTGATTACCTTGCCAGCAAGGGTTCATAACCCCGATTACCTACGAGGCCCAGTTCCTAAGGAAATGTACGTTCCTGAGATTTACTAG
- a CDS encoding chromate transporter, with protein sequence MGSDIETVNVGVPSLKDLFVQFFIIGAVSFGGGIIAYERILLVEKRKWLSADEFMAYLAISQTMPGLNSVNLAVIAGDHLRGALGAITATLGLILPGSIFVLAVGIIYASAADHPLVNYVLAGIAAAATGLLAAITYKIGSDHWRHLQSLLIIICTFLLMSIAKLSLPYVILIMAPISLYLYRPSKKA encoded by the coding sequence ATGGGTTCAGATATCGAGACCGTCAATGTTGGGGTACCAAGCTTAAAGGATCTCTTCGTCCAATTTTTCATCATTGGTGCGGTTAGCTTTGGCGGTGGAATCATTGCCTATGAACGCATCTTATTGGTTGAGAAACGCAAGTGGCTCTCAGCAGATGAGTTCATGGCCTATCTGGCCATCAGCCAGACCATGCCAGGTCTCAATTCTGTAAACCTCGCAGTGATCGCTGGGGACCATTTGCGGGGTGCCTTGGGTGCAATTACTGCCACCTTGGGTCTTATTCTGCCTGGGTCTATCTTTGTATTGGCCGTAGGCATCATCTATGCGAGTGCAGCCGACCATCCGTTGGTCAACTATGTTTTGGCTGGGATTGCCGCTGCGGCAACCGGACTTTTGGCTGCGATCACCTATAAGATTGGTAGCGATCATTGGCGACATCTACAGTCTTTACTCATCATTATTTGCACCTTTTTGTTGATGAGTATTGCCAAGCTATCTTTGCCTTATGTCATTTTGATTATGGCGCCGATTTCTCTGTATCTATATCGTCCGAGTAAAAAAGCATGA